One Anaerolineales bacterium genomic region harbors:
- a CDS encoding 4Fe-4S binding protein, which produces MHAQKIAVVCFSGTGVTRSYAEVVRGKLMRRGFGAELIDVTAFSSRAAAFPSRAYGGYIFGAPVYADFPPRPLHDWLSALAGGGRPCAVFVTYGGRTPGYAQYHLYALLTRAGFRVRLCAEFLGRHTFNLAGWNLMADRPNEADFAAAREFAVRVIERFDPSDSAVFSLQKPCGYDTGVEQWLNAPPPAQRRWGQPMRFRDCSLCGACEAECPVQAMDMLSGESDPAKCIECLHCLAVCPENALKTDERLGEFFPSFLKEWGLTEEILARKRSRIIAHGWQAPA; this is translated from the coding sequence ATGCATGCCCAAAAAATCGCCGTCGTCTGTTTTTCCGGCACCGGCGTCACCCGCTCCTACGCCGAGGTCGTCCGCGGGAAATTGATGCGGCGCGGATTCGGCGCGGAGCTGATCGACGTCACCGCTTTTTCTTCGCGCGCGGCCGCTTTCCCGTCGCGCGCGTACGGCGGGTACATCTTCGGCGCGCCGGTCTACGCCGATTTCCCGCCCCGGCCGCTTCACGATTGGCTGTCGGCCCTCGCGGGCGGCGGGAGGCCGTGCGCGGTCTTTGTCACCTACGGCGGGCGGACGCCGGGGTACGCCCAATACCATCTGTACGCCTTGTTGACCCGGGCCGGGTTCCGCGTGCGCCTGTGCGCCGAGTTCCTCGGCCGGCACACGTTCAACCTCGCCGGATGGAATTTGATGGCGGACCGCCCGAACGAGGCGGATTTCGCCGCCGCCCGCGAATTCGCCGTGCGCGTCATCGAACGATTCGATCCTTCCGATTCCGCGGTTTTCTCCCTGCAGAAGCCCTGCGGTTACGATACCGGCGTCGAACAATGGCTCAACGCTCCGCCGCCGGCGCAACGCCGCTGGGGACAGCCGATGCGGTTCCGGGATTGTTCGCTGTGCGGCGCGTGCGAAGCCGAATGCCCGGTTCAGGCGATGGACATGCTCTCCGGAGAATCCGATCCGGCCAAGTGCATCGAATGCCTGCATTGCCTGGCCGTCTGCCCCGAGAACGCGCTGAAAACGGATGAGCGCCTGGGAGAATTCTTTCCGTCCTTCCTGAAGGAATGGGGATTGACGGAGGAGATCCTGGCCCGCAAGCGCAGCCGGATCATCGCTCACGGCTGGCAGGCGCCGGCCTGA
- a CDS encoding aldo/keto reductase, producing MTTPNRTLGRSGIEVGPLGMGCWAIGGEWTFLGSPAGWTGVDDGESVRAIHAALDLGVTLFDTAANYGCGRSERILGRAVKDRRPKAVIASKFGYRVDEAARAVTAYGESEEDSDAAAHVRADLENTLRRLGTDYLDVYLLHIWGHKLERALEARAVLEQLVQEGKIRTYGWSTDREDAVRAFSESPGCAVVEQQLSVLDGNSELIALCEERNLASLNRGPLGMGLLTGKYSPASTFGEADVRKHAGWHPGFQNGKPAKDWLDKLESIRGVLTAGGRTLAQGALGWIWARSPATVPIPGFKSVKQVEENCGALRFGPLTEEQMAEIDRILGR from the coding sequence ATGACCACACCCAATCGAACGCTAGGCAGGTCCGGGATCGAAGTCGGTCCGCTGGGGATGGGCTGTTGGGCGATCGGCGGCGAATGGACGTTTCTGGGTTCCCCGGCGGGCTGGACCGGCGTCGACGACGGCGAATCGGTCCGCGCCATCCACGCCGCGCTTGACCTCGGCGTGACCCTCTTCGATACGGCCGCCAACTACGGCTGCGGCCGCAGCGAGCGGATCCTCGGCCGGGCGGTGAAAGACCGCCGCCCCAAGGCCGTCATCGCCAGCAAGTTCGGATACCGGGTCGACGAGGCTGCCCGCGCGGTGACGGCCTACGGCGAAAGCGAGGAAGACAGCGATGCCGCCGCGCACGTCCGCGCGGACCTGGAAAACACCCTCCGGCGGCTCGGCACCGACTACCTCGACGTTTATCTGCTCCACATCTGGGGCCACAAGCTCGAGCGCGCGCTGGAAGCCCGCGCGGTCCTGGAACAGCTCGTACAGGAAGGCAAAATCCGCACCTACGGTTGGAGCACCGACCGCGAAGACGCGGTCCGCGCCTTCTCCGAATCGCCCGGCTGCGCCGTCGTCGAACAGCAGCTCAGCGTGCTCGATGGCAACTCCGAACTGATCGCGTTGTGCGAGGAGCGCAACCTGGCCAGCCTGAACCGCGGCCCGCTGGGGATGGGCCTGCTGACCGGCAAGTATTCCCCGGCTTCGACCTTCGGCGAGGCGGACGTGCGCAAACATGCCGGTTGGCATCCCGGATTCCAAAACGGAAAACCGGCCAAGGACTGGCTCGACAAATTGGAATCGATCCGCGGCGTGCTGACCGCCGGCGGGCGCACGCTCGCCCAGGGCGCGCTGGGGTGGATCTGGGCCCGCAGTCCGGCAACCGTCCCGATCCCCGGGTTCAAGAGCGTGAAACAGGTTGAAGAAAACTGCGGTGCGCTGCGGTTCGGGCCGCTGACGGAGGAACAGATGGCGGAGATCGACCGCATCCTGGGGCGGTAG
- a CDS encoding MBL fold metallo-hydrolase, translating into MDLLKVFGPHCWDGAELWRIVEWEGEAMAHPVLFPGRTTREIRRVSPPGVGARLTETGMIISSTQIFLLRFGGRLSVIDAGSSNGKTRPDEPYWDHQNLPYEQTLASLGVRLEDVDFVFLSHLHHDHVGWATTAAERGWA; encoded by the coding sequence ATGGATTTGCTGAAGGTCTTCGGCCCCCATTGTTGGGACGGTGCGGAGTTGTGGAGGATCGTGGAATGGGAAGGCGAGGCGATGGCGCATCCGGTCCTGTTCCCGGGGCGGACCACCCGCGAGATCCGCCGGGTTTCGCCGCCGGGAGTCGGCGCGCGCCTGACCGAGACCGGGATGATCATCTCCTCCACCCAGATCTTCCTTCTGCGCTTTGGGGGGCGCCTCTCGGTCATCGATGCGGGATCCAGCAACGGCAAGACGCGGCCGGACGAGCCGTATTGGGATCATCAAAATCTGCCGTACGAGCAAACGCTCGCCTCCCTCGGCGTGCGTTTGGAGGACGTGGATTTCGTCTTCCTCTCGCACCTGCATCATGACCACGTCGGATGGGCGACGACGGCCGCGGAACGGGGATGGGCGTAG